In Humulus lupulus chromosome 7, drHumLupu1.1, whole genome shotgun sequence, the following are encoded in one genomic region:
- the LOC133792224 gene encoding uncharacterized protein LOC133792224, whose protein sequence is MDKEKTVVADAGQGQSSGATEMLVDITDVGGLTAKNNWQTPKKLGSQNKQGQRGSNSKNVHKVGAQGKKLTMDLGWNIRGLNNPKKHYVVLDICSKSKIGIGAILETKLKGVKVQELMMNKFRNWDYYSSSVTEGRILIIWRKVFVKVSVIKEDSHFVHCLVRMIGHKQSFYITFVYDQNTLEERKFLWPGLSQLVQPIHSWMILGDFNAVFTAKDRIGGKQVSQMEIVDSAHWIAMNHLEALKSTGSFFTWTNNQEGVSQIYSKIDHVFINKEWLEGFPNTTAVFKWETSSDHYSCTISVLPVEKLGVKPFQFYNFWTEHALFKQLVLESWRQPMTGIGLKTIFLKTMRLKHKLKRFNMNHIGDIGVQFQKAKDQFQDALYQAQLHPSNFVFQDKVKFVAATFRKRKEDNRIATFINEQGRVVHNYSKVVSHFLNHFQGIMGSPGSASKGLNS, encoded by the exons ATGGACAAGGAGAAAACTGTGGTTGCTGATGCTGGACAGGGGCAGTCTTCAGGCGCCACGGAGATGCTGGTGGATATAACTGATGTTGGGGGGTTGACAGCAAAAAATAACTGGCAAACTCCTAAGAAACTAGGGTCTCAAAATAAACAAGGACAAAGAGGAAGTAATAGTAAGAATGTTCACAAAGTAGGGGCCCAAGGGAAGAAACTGACAATGGATTTGGG CTGGAATATAAGGGGCTTGAATAACCCGAAGAAGCATTATGTTGTGTTAGACATTTGTAGTAAGAGTAAAATAGGGATTGGTGCTATCTTAGAGACTAAACTGAAGGGAGTTAAAGTGCAGGAGTTAATGATGAATAAATTTAGAAACTGGGACTATTATTCTAGTTCTGTGACAGAAGGTAGAATATTGATAATATGGAGGAAAGTTTTTGTCAAAGTTAGTGTGATAAAGGAGGATTCTCATTTTGTTCACTGCCTGGTTAGAATGATAGGTCACAAACAGTCTTTTTATATTACTTTTGTGTATGATCAGAACACTTTGGAGGAGAGGAAGTTTTTATGGCCAGGTTTATCTCAGCTTGTTCAACCAATTCATTCTTGGATGATTTTAGGCGATTTTAATGCTGTTTTCACTGCGAAGGATAGGATTGGGGGAAAGCAAGTTTCTCAGATGGAAATTGTAGACTCTGCTCATTGGATTGCTATGAACCATTTGGAAGCACTTAAGAGTACTGGTTCTTTCTTTACATGGACTAACAATCAAGAGGGAGTGTCTCAAATTTATTCCAAAATAGACCATGTTTTTATTAATAAGGAATGGTTAGAGGGTTTTCCCAATACTACAGCTGTGTTTAAATGGGAAACTAGTTCAGATCACTATTCTTGCACCATATCTGTTTTACCAGTTGAGAAATTGGGTGTTAAACCTTTTCAATTCTATAATTTTTGGACTGAGCATGCTCTTTTCAAGCAGCTAGTTTTGGAGAGTTGGAGGCAGCCGATGACGGGGATTGGTTTGAAAACTATCTTCTTGAAGACAATGAGACTTAAGCATAAACTAAAAAGGTTCAATATGAACCATATTGGAGATATAGGGGTTCAATTTCAAAAAGCTAAGGACCAATTTCAGGATGCTTTGTATCAAGCTCAACTTCATCCTAGCAATTTTGTCTTTCAAGACAAGGTTAAATTCGTAGCTGCAACTTTCAGA AAACGCAAAGAGGATAATAGAATAGCCACGTTCATCAATGAGCAAGGTAGGGTGGTGCACAACTACTCGAAAGTTGTGTCTCATTTTCTGAATCATTTTCAGGGTATAATGGGAAGTCCCGGTTCGGCTTCCAAGGGTTTAAACAGTTAG